GCGTTACGCCTTTATAGGTGCCGTCTTCGATCAGCACCTGCTCTGCCTCTGCTTTAAAGATGATATCGATAGTGCGGCTTATCTCGTCCTTCATCTTTTTGAGCAGAATAAGACACCGGTCTGTGCCGATATGCCTGATCTTTGAAGGTATGAGTTCAAGGCTATTCTTTGATGCAAGCCGCTCCATGCTCCGGATTTCTTCAGGATGGTCGCCGAAGATCTCCTCAGGAGCACCGTGTTCGATATAGATGCGGTCTACATAATCGATCATGGACTGGACAGAATCGTTATCCATGTAACGGCAGAGGAAGCCTCCGACCTCGGGAGAAAGGCTGAGTTTACCGTCACTGAAGGCGCCTGCTCCTCCCCAGCCGCTCAGAAGATCGCATTCAGGGCAGGTTGTGCAGGATATCTTTCTTTCTATGGATGGGCATTTTCTCTGGGTTATATCACGGCCCTTCTCAATGATCAGGACCTTCATCGTTTTCTCTGATTTCAGGAATTCGAGTGCGGCGAATATGCCGGCCGGTCCTGAACCTATGATGATGACATCATACTGATTCATCCATACCACCCAGCATGTCAGAAACGTTCCAGCGCTCCCTCAGAAAGGTGAGTGCGCCATGATTCGTGAGGTCAAGATGGATCGGCGTGATTGATACGTAGTTTTCCTGCACTGCCTCCATATCTGCCTCGTCTCCATGCTCCCAGAATGTTCTTCCGCCGCCGATCCAGTAATATTTTTCTCCCCAGGGGTTGAAGGTCTCCTGAATGGAGTTCTCATAAATGCGCTTGCCCTGGCGAGTGATCTTGATGCCTTTGATCTCCTGCCTTTGGATATTGGGGAAATTTACATTCAGCAGGGTATCAAACGGCAGGGAATGTTCCAGTACATAGGCGGCTATCTTTGTGGCAAGAAAGGCGGCTGTCTCGTAATGGTACTCTTTATCAGAGATGAGAGAAAAGGCGATCGAGGGAATACCGAAGATCGTGCCCTCAATTGCGGCAGAGACAGTGCCCGAGTAGGTAATATCATCTCCAAGGTTCGCACCCTTATTGATGCCGGAGACGACAAGGTCGGGCTTACGGGGCAGAAGTTTGTTGATTCCGATCGTGACGCAGTCTGTTGGAGTCCCGTTTACGCTGAATACATGCTCCCTGATCTGCTCTGCCTTGATCGGTCTGTCAAGGGTGAGGGAATGTCCGGCGGCAGACCGTTCTCTGTCCGGCGCAACGATATACGTTTCCCCCAAGGCCGCCATGGCATTGCTGAGCGCTATTATCCCGGGTGCATGCACTCCGTCGTCATTGGTAACTAATATGATTGGCATAATTCTATTCTATCATAACGACGGAAAAGCTCATCTGGAGTCTGTTATGACTGCATCAAAAGGTCTCAACCGCATCAAAATGCAACCAGCCTGATGATGCGCTTATGATTGTTATCGCGCTGAACAGACAGCTCGGCAGGTTTTGGAAAATACAAAAAGGAATAACGTATTATATTGCAGTCGTACTGTTATGAATAACGATGGGGAATGTTTATAAGAACGAAAATGGCAAGAAGATTCCGGTGACTGAGAAACGGGCCGCTCATATGGCGCTTGATAAAGCCCTGATCATGGTTGTTGATGACTGTGACGATGTAGTGCAGGCCATTACAGTATACCTTGAGGACTGGGGTTATGAAGCCCTGCCTGCAAGGTCTGGCCCAGATGCCCTTGAGCTTTTGGACAGCCACCGTGTAGACCTTGTCCTGTCCGATCAGGAGATGCCCGGCATGGACGGCCTCGAACTCCTGAAGGAGATAAAGGCCTGGGACAAAGACCTGCCTTTTATCATTATGACCGGGTATGGAAGCATCGACATGGCTGTCTCCGCCATGAAACAGGGTGCGGATGACTATATACAAAAAGACTATGATCCTGACACGCTGAAGGCGTCAATCATGCGCTCCCTTGAGCGTTCGCGCCAGCTCACAGGGTACCGGGAGCTGAAAGACTATTTCGGCAATCTCTATAATTTTCAAAATATCATCACCCGTTCGCCTCTGATGCTAAATGCGCTCAAACTTGCCGAGAAGGTTGCCTTAAGCCCTGGTACTACGGTCGCTGTTTATGGAGAGAGCGGGACCGGCAAGGAGGTGCTGGCAAGGGCGATCCATTTTGCCTCGGGCAGAATGGAAAGCAGGTTCGTTGCAATAAATTGTGCCGGCATTCCCACCAACCTGCTTGAGACAGAGCTGTTTGGGCATGTAAAGGGAGCCTTTACCGGGGCAGACAATGACCGGGACGGAAAGTTCGACCTTGCACAGAAGGGCACCTTGCTCCTTGATGAGATCGGTGATATGCCGCTTGAACTTCAGGCGAAACTGCTCAGGGTGATTCAGGAGCGCACGTATAATAAGATCGGCTCTAACCGGCATATCCCTGCTGATTTGAGGATAATAGCTTCAACCCACCGGGACCTGAAGAAAATGGTCAGGGAGTGCAGTTTCCGCGAGGACCTCTATCACAGGATTAATGCCTATCCCATAACCCTGCCGCCTTTAAGAGACCGTGTTGAAGATATCCCAGACCTGGCTGCACATTTCATCAGGCAGTACAGAAAAGAACTCGGCAAACAGATACCCGGCATATCAGAGTCAGCCATGAAGATTTTGCTCAATTACCAGTGGCCCGGCAATGTGCGCGAGCTAAAAAACTGCATCGAGCGTGCGGCGATATTGATCGATGGCGAACTGATAAGGCCCGATCACCTGAATATCATGGGACGCGCTGAAGAGCAGAACGTCTGCGTTCCTGAGGATGAAAAGGTGCGCATCGACCTCTGCCTGGATAAGGATGTTTTTTCTCTTGAGGCTGCGGTGGCCCAGATCTCGGATGAGATATTGAGCCGGTGCGGCAACAACAAAAGCCGCGCAGCGGATATGCTGAAGGTCGACAGGAAGCATTTCTACCGCAGAAAATAAATCAGTTATAAGGATTATCGGTATATTGCTTGACTGACCAATGCCGGAAATCCGCTTCTTGTCAACATTCTCGTCAGGTTAGTATAATCTCGTAAATGCTTACCGGTCAAAAAACAGTACTACTGGCCAAGATCACGCGTCCGAAACTGTCCGGCATATTCGGTCGGGACAGGCTTTTTCGTCTCATCGACAAGGGACGAAACAGGCCGGTGGTCTGGATCGCGGCCCAGGCAGGTTCAGGCAAGACCACACTCGTCGCGAGTTATCTAGATTCCCGGAAACTTCCGTGTCTGTGGTACCAGATGGACGAAGGCGACGGAGACATCGCATCGTTTTTCTACTATATGGGTATGGCTGCAAAAAAGGCCGCGCCCCGGCACAGGAAACCGCTTCCGCTGTTGACCTCTGAATATCTCATGGGCATCCCGGTATTTACCCGCCATTACTTCGAAGAACTCTTCTGCCGCCTCAAGTCGCCTGCGGTCATCGTTCTGGACAATTATCAGGACGCGCCTCTTGATTCCGATTTTCACGACATGCTTGTCAACGGGATCGACGTTATCCCCGAAGGGATCACTGTTCTCGTTCTGAGCCGTGTTGATCCTCCTCCTCAGCTTGCGCGGCTTCAGGCAAATAATCGGCTCCGGCTCATCGGTGAGGATGAAGTTCGTTTTACCCGGGAAGAGTCGGGGGAACTGCTGAAAACACAGGGGCAAGGGCAGATCACCGGTAAAGCGTTGGACCTGCTGTATAGAAAAACCGAAGGCTGGGCTGCCGGATTAGTCCTGTTGATGGCCGGAGCCGGGAGGGCCGGGCCAGGCTATCAATCGCCTGAGGACGCATCCTCTGCAAATCTCTTCGATTATTTCGCAAACGAGATTTTCATCAAGGCTGACACAGCAACACAGGACGTGCTTTTGAAGACGTCGTTTCTTCAGAGAATCAACACGTCGGACGCTGAACAGTTGACCGAAAATGAGATGGCCGGCCAAGTCCTGGAACGGCTTAGCCGTCATCATTACTTTACGCAGAAATACGACCGGGCATATCAGTATCATCCGCTGTTCCGGGAATTTCTTCAAAACAGCGCAAAAAGAATATTTTCGGAGACCGACAGAACGCGTATTCAGGTAAAAGCAGCAGGACTCCTCGAAAAGTCGGGTCGGGTTGAAGAGGCGATCGGGCTTTATATCGAGTCTCTTGATTGGGGGCAAACGGAACGCCTGATTCTCTCGCAAGCGCCTGCGCTTGTGTCGCAAGGCAGAAGCGCCACGCTCGAAGGATGGCTGAAAAGCTTTCCGCAGGAGCACATCGACAAAGCCCCCTGGCTCCTTTACTGGTCCGGCATCTGCCGGATGGCCTTTGATCCTTACGATAGCCGAAGACTGCTCGAAAAATCATTCGAGCGGTTTATGGCAGATAAAGACAGAACCGGGACGTTTCTATCGTGGGCGAGTATTGTCGATACGTTTGTCTACGCCTGGGGGGACTTCTCGCCGCTTGACCGATGGATCGCTGTTATGGAGGAGTTCCTTGCCGAACAACCGGAATTTCCCTCTCCGGAAATAGAAGTGCGCGTTGCCGGATGCATGTTGAGCGCTATGGCGAACCGGCAGCCCGGGCGGGCAGGGCTGGCCCATTGGGCTGAGCGCGTCCAGGGGATCGTTGTTACAAGTAATAACGTTCAGCTCAAATTGATGCTCGGCAGCCAGTTGATCTTTTATTATCTCTGGGTCGGCGATTTTTCGAAGATCGTCTTTGTGGTTGAGGCACTGCGCCCCTCCGGCAGTCTTAAGGAATATGATCCGCTCACGAGGCAGAACTGGTATGCATGGAAGGCCATGTACTCCTGGTTTGTCGCAGACTGGGCAGCGTGCTGGCAGGCAATTTCCGACGGCATAAAAAATGCCGAAGACAGCGGCATTCATCTGCTCGATCTGTTCCTTCTTGCCCAGGGGGTTTTCGGCGGCCTGAGCCTGGGAGACCCTTCGGCCGCTGTCTCATGTCTTGAAAAGATGGCGCTTACCAACAGCCCCCGGCCCGGGGACAAGGGCTTGTATCAGTATCAGGCAGCATCGGTCGCCTGGTATTACGGTGAATATAAAAAGTCCATGGTACACGGGAATCTCGGCATAGAACTCTGTGAGAAGTTAGGGTGGCCGATTTCGATGGTTCTCTGCCTCATCGAACATGCGGTAACGCTCTTCGACGACAACCGGCATGACGAGGCGGATGACTGCCTGGCGAAGGCCCTGGAAATCTGTCGGGGCATGAATGGTCTCGAATTCCTGGCGTATATAAACGGAGCTCGGTTTGCCTTTGATCGAGGTGATGGAAAACAGGGACTTGCTTTTCTGGAACAAGGTATGGCGCTCGGTGCGCGGTTCGGCTATTTGAATTTGCCCAGGTGGAATGACGGAAACATGTCGCGGCTCTGCGCAAAAGCTCTGGAACATGGCATCGAACCGGAATATGTGCAGAAATTGATCGGTCTGCGGGGCCTGATACCTGAAAGACAGGTAGAAGACTGGCCCTATTCCATGAAGGTATATGCCCTCGGTAATTTCAAGCTGTATAAAGACGACAAGCCGGTTGAGTTCGCCGGCAAAGTGCAGAAGAAGCCCCTTGAGATGCTTAAGGCGCTGATAGCTCTTGGGGGAAAAGGTGTGTCCGAGGAGCGATTGATCGATCTTCTTTGGCCCGATGCGGATGCTGACTCAGCCCATAAATCACACGAGATAACCCTGCTTCGCCTTCGACGGCTGCTCGACGTTGAAGGGGCGATACAGTTTAAGGGCGGACTGGTTACTCTCGACCCCAGGTATTGCTGGGTAGACGTCTGGGCACTTGAGGACATTTTCAGCAAGACTGCTACTGCATGGAAAACAGCAAATATCTCCGGGACATCAAAAGAGATCGCAGCCGAGACAATACGATTGACTGAAAAGGCGATTGAGATGTATAAGGGAGATTTCCTTGAGTCCGATGCGCATCAGGCTTGGGCCGCTCCCCTGCGCGAGAAGATGAAGAGCAGGATCGTCTTTCTTCTCCTGGCGCTGGGCAACCACTGGGAACGATCAGGACAATGGAATAAGGCCCTGGAATATTTTCAGAAGGGGCTTGATAGAGACGATCTCACCGAAGAGTTCTATCAGCATCTCATGGTCTGTCACGAGATGCTTGGACAAAAGGCAGAGGCAGTGAAAGTATACAAAAAATGCAGTTCGGTCCTTTCTTCAGCACTGGGTATTTCCCCCTCAGAAAAAACTGAAGAGATCTATTCCCGCCTAACAAAAACCCGATAGCTTCTTTCTGTCATTGCGAGGAGAGCAGCGACGCGGCAATCCATCAGTTGGTAAATGATTGCCCTGAGACAACGGAAAAAGACGAGATTGCCACGCCCGATAAGGCTGGACTCGCAATGACAGGCCGTGAAGAAGAGACGAGATTGCCGCGCCCGATAAGGCTGGGCTCGCAATGACAGGCCGGAATCACAAACAGGGAGACCTTTCCATCTGTATGCGATCTGTAGGTAGTGTCCTGATATTGTTTTTTAATTTGTATTCTGCACGGGGGACAAATGAAAGGCTATGAGCGACAGAGATATGCTTCTTTTCCGGACAGTATTGCATCGGGTATGTTGGCAGGCAGAGGGAAGATCTTGCTGGTTGAAGATGACGACCTGGTGCGGGAGATGTTCATGGCGTATCTGTCAGTTTTTGGCTATGAGGCGATGGCAGCGTCCGATGCAGAGTCTGCGCTTCGGATATTTTCTGAAAATAGGGAAGGTTTTTCTCTGGTGATTTCGGATATTGTCATGCCCGGCATGAACGGTATCGAGTTGTGTGAGACACTTCTTGAGGTCGATCCTGCTCTTAAGATATTGCTGACAAGCGGTCATATCCCTGATTTTATCAATGCCAGACGCCTCTTCATGCGCTTTGAATTTCTTCAGAAACCGTTCACCCCAGAGGAATTTGAGCAAAAGGTAAGGACGCTTGTTTCAGGACCCCTGAAAGTTATGCAGGCGGCTGATTGACGTTCGACCAGCCGGAATATTAGCAGCAAGCAATGGAGTCAGATTTGGGTAGAGGGTATAAAACATCGAGAGATAAAGGAGGAAACATGAAACGAACAGGATTTATTGCAATGGCAGTGGCGTTTTTTCTGTCTGCCCTTGCGTTAGTCTCGCCCGTTGGGGCAGGGATGTTCACCGAGTACCCGCTTCCGACTGCCGCAAGCGCACCGTATGCCATCACGTCAGGGCCGGACGGCGCCCTCTGGTTTACCGAGGCGGATGGCAACAAGATCGGCCGCATAACAACAGCAGGGGTTATAACGGAGTATACGATCCCGACTGCCGCAAGCGCACCATCCATCATCACCGCAGGGCCGGACGGCGCCCTCTGGTTTACGGAGTATGGCGGCAACAAGATCGGCCGGATAACAACAGCAGGGGTTATAACGGAGTATCCGGTTCCGACGGTCGCAAGCTCACCGTATGGCATCACGACAGGGCCGGACGGCGCCCTCTGGTTTACGGAGTATGGCGGCAACAAGATCGGCCGGATAACAACAGCAGGGGTTATAACGGAGTATACGATCCCAACGGCCGCAAGTGGACCGTATGACATAACGACAGGGCCGGACGGAAGGCTCTGGTTTACTGAGTCTGGCGGCAACAAGATCGGCCGCATAAACGCCACGACCGGTGTTTTTGTAGAGTTTTCGCTCCCGGGTAACGCCAGCAGCCCCTTCGGCATAACAACAGGGCCGGACGGAAAGCTCTGGTTTACCGAATATGCCGGCAACAAGATCGGCCGCTTGGACCCCACGAATGTGGCTATTAATGAATTTGCCGTTCCGACCGCCGCAAGCATTCCGACCGCGATCACGACAGGGCCGGATGGAGACCTCTGGTTTACGGAGGGTATAGGAAAGATCGGTCGCATAACAACGGCAGGGGTTATTGCCGAGGCCGCTATCCCGACTGCCGGAGGGATGCCATTAGGCATCACGACAGGGCCGGATGGAGACCTCTGGTTTACCGACAATACCGGCAACAAGATCAGCCATTTTACGCCCAATGGGACTTTCACGGTCACAAACCTCAACGATAGCGGGCCTGGTTCTCTCAGGCAGGCGATGCTGGATGCCGATGCCTCTCTTGGGGCTGACACAATCAGGTTTAGCGTCAGCGGAACAATTACCCTTGCGTCTACACTGCCGGGCATCACCGACATAGATGGTCTGACGATCGACGGAACCGGACAGACGGTGACGATCAGCGGTAACAACGCAGTTCAGGTGACAGGCGTTTCTACTGGCAAATCGTTGACCCTTAATCATTTGACGATTAGTAATGGCAAAGGCTTAGGCAGCATTAATAATAACAAAGGAACTCTGACCATAGCGAATTGTACCTTCTCCGACAATATAGGGAATGTAGGCGCGATTTATAACCAGTCCGGCACGACGATCATTACGAACAGCACCTTCTCCGGCAATAGCGTGACCAGCTATGCCGGTTGCATTTACAATAGCTCAGGCACGATATCCATTACGAACAGCACCTTCTCGGGAAATAGCGCACCAGGTGGCGCCTGTCTTTTTAACGACCTCGGCGGCGGCACAGTGACGCTGAGAAACAGTATCGTTGCCGATAGCATATCCGGCGTGAATTGTTCCGGTGCGATTGTTTCTGGCGGCTACAACATTGACAGCGGTAACAGCTGTGGTTTCACCGGCACGGGCGACCTCATTAACACCGACCCACTCCTCGGTCCTTTGGCTGACAACGGCGGCCCGACCTGGACCATGGAGCTTCTTGCTGGCAGTCCGGCAATCGATGCCGGTGATCCCGCTACTGGTCTTAACGCTGACCAGCGGAGTGTGCCACGGCCTTTTGGTTCAGCCGATATCGGCGCATATGAATATATTGCGAAGCCGAACCAGGCAGCGCTTATCTTTACTCCGGGCGCGTTTTTGACGTATAACGCGACAGAGACGCTGAGCACGACAGGGGGCAGCGGCACAGGTGCAGTGACCTATCAGGTGACCCTGGGGAACTGTTCGATATCCGGAGGCAATGTTCTTAAAGCCGACAGCGGCACCGGTTCATGTTCGATAACAGCGACCAAGGCAGGGGATGCGAATTATAGTCAGGCAACCGCAACAGCTACAGTAACGCTGCAGAAGGCCGTAACAACAACAGCACTTAACGCAAATGTTGCCTTTACTCAACCAGTCCCTACGGTAACGTTGACTGCAACGGTCAGCAGCCCCTCTGGTTCGCCTTCATCCGGTGTCGTGGGGTTTACGGCAAACGGAAGCATCATAGCAGGCTGTGCTGCCGTATCAGTAGTCTCAGGGACAGCGACCTGTACAACCACCTCACTGCTGCCGGGGGTCTATGACATAACGGCTGTGTATAGCGTAAGCGCCAACTATCTGAACAGTACCTCGGCGGTGCTGAAAGTCACGACCCTGCTTGGCAAGATGTCGCGCAACAGCTGGTATCTGTCGCCAGAGGGGTGGATCGTTCGGGCGTATACAAAGGCAGATGCGCCGAATGAGGTATACCTTGAGGTGCTGGACACGGGCAATGTTGTGGTAGCCCCATCGGGTATGGCAGGTATGAGTTCTAACCCCATGCTATTGGCCTCAGATGCAACAGTGCCTGAGGTAGCTCTTGGGTTTAACAGGGCCACAAGGACAGCCTATGTGACGTATACCTCGGCAGGAGGGCGGCAGGAGGTGGAGGTCACGGGCATAAAGGGGAACTCCCCTCTGATAGGAGTTACGCCTGAGCCGGTATTGTTTGGCAATGTGAAGCTGAAGAAGA
This window of the Nitrospirota bacterium genome carries:
- the surE gene encoding 5'/3'-nucleotidase SurE, which codes for MPIILVTNDDGVHAPGIIALSNAMAALGETYIVAPDRERSAAGHSLTLDRPIKAEQIREHVFSVNGTPTDCVTIGINKLLPRKPDLVVSGINKGANLGDDITYSGTVSAAIEGTIFGIPSIAFSLISDKEYHYETAAFLATKIAAYVLEHSLPFDTLLNVNFPNIQRQEIKGIKITRQGKRIYENSIQETFNPWGEKYYWIGGGRTFWEHGDEADMEAVQENYVSITPIHLDLTNHGALTFLRERWNVSDMLGGMDESV
- a CDS encoding sigma-54-dependent Fis family transcriptional regulator, whose amino-acid sequence is MALDKALIMVVDDCDDVVQAITVYLEDWGYEALPARSGPDALELLDSHRVDLVLSDQEMPGMDGLELLKEIKAWDKDLPFIIMTGYGSIDMAVSAMKQGADDYIQKDYDPDTLKASIMRSLERSRQLTGYRELKDYFGNLYNFQNIITRSPLMLNALKLAEKVALSPGTTVAVYGESGTGKEVLARAIHFASGRMESRFVAINCAGIPTNLLETELFGHVKGAFTGADNDRDGKFDLAQKGTLLLDEIGDMPLELQAKLLRVIQERTYNKIGSNRHIPADLRIIASTHRDLKKMVRECSFREDLYHRINAYPITLPPLRDRVEDIPDLAAHFIRQYRKELGKQIPGISESAMKILLNYQWPGNVRELKNCIERAAILIDGELIRPDHLNIMGRAEEQNVCVPEDEKVRIDLCLDKDVFSLEAAVAQISDEILSRCGNNKSRAADMLKVDRKHFYRRK
- a CDS encoding tetratricopeptide repeat protein — its product is MLTGQKTVLLAKITRPKLSGIFGRDRLFRLIDKGRNRPVVWIAAQAGSGKTTLVASYLDSRKLPCLWYQMDEGDGDIASFFYYMGMAAKKAAPRHRKPLPLLTSEYLMGIPVFTRHYFEELFCRLKSPAVIVLDNYQDAPLDSDFHDMLVNGIDVIPEGITVLVLSRVDPPPQLARLQANNRLRLIGEDEVRFTREESGELLKTQGQGQITGKALDLLYRKTEGWAAGLVLLMAGAGRAGPGYQSPEDASSANLFDYFANEIFIKADTATQDVLLKTSFLQRINTSDAEQLTENEMAGQVLERLSRHHYFTQKYDRAYQYHPLFREFLQNSAKRIFSETDRTRIQVKAAGLLEKSGRVEEAIGLYIESLDWGQTERLILSQAPALVSQGRSATLEGWLKSFPQEHIDKAPWLLYWSGICRMAFDPYDSRRLLEKSFERFMADKDRTGTFLSWASIVDTFVYAWGDFSPLDRWIAVMEEFLAEQPEFPSPEIEVRVAGCMLSAMANRQPGRAGLAHWAERVQGIVVTSNNVQLKLMLGSQLIFYYLWVGDFSKIVFVVEALRPSGSLKEYDPLTRQNWYAWKAMYSWFVADWAACWQAISDGIKNAEDSGIHLLDLFLLAQGVFGGLSLGDPSAAVSCLEKMALTNSPRPGDKGLYQYQAASVAWYYGEYKKSMVHGNLGIELCEKLGWPISMVLCLIEHAVTLFDDNRHDEADDCLAKALEICRGMNGLEFLAYINGARFAFDRGDGKQGLAFLEQGMALGARFGYLNLPRWNDGNMSRLCAKALEHGIEPEYVQKLIGLRGLIPERQVEDWPYSMKVYALGNFKLYKDDKPVEFAGKVQKKPLEMLKALIALGGKGVSEERLIDLLWPDADADSAHKSHEITLLRLRRLLDVEGAIQFKGGLVTLDPRYCWVDVWALEDIFSKTATAWKTANISGTSKEIAAETIRLTEKAIEMYKGDFLESDAHQAWAAPLREKMKSRIVFLLLALGNHWERSGQWNKALEYFQKGLDRDDLTEEFYQHLMVCHEMLGQKAEAVKVYKKCSSVLSSALGISPSEKTEEIYSRLTKTR
- a CDS encoding response regulator; translated protein: MKGYERQRYASFPDSIASGMLAGRGKILLVEDDDLVREMFMAYLSVFGYEAMAASDAESALRIFSENREGFSLVISDIVMPGMNGIELCETLLEVDPALKILLTSGHIPDFINARRLFMRFEFLQKPFTPEEFEQKVRTLVSGPLKVMQAAD
- a CDS encoding choice-of-anchor D domain-containing protein, which gives rise to MKRTGFIAMAVAFFLSALALVSPVGAGMFTEYPLPTAASAPYAITSGPDGALWFTEADGNKIGRITTAGVITEYTIPTAASAPSIITAGPDGALWFTEYGGNKIGRITTAGVITEYPVPTVASSPYGITTGPDGALWFTEYGGNKIGRITTAGVITEYTIPTAASGPYDITTGPDGRLWFTESGGNKIGRINATTGVFVEFSLPGNASSPFGITTGPDGKLWFTEYAGNKIGRLDPTNVAINEFAVPTAASIPTAITTGPDGDLWFTEGIGKIGRITTAGVIAEAAIPTAGGMPLGITTGPDGDLWFTDNTGNKISHFTPNGTFTVTNLNDSGPGSLRQAMLDADASLGADTIRFSVSGTITLASTLPGITDIDGLTIDGTGQTVTISGNNAVQVTGVSTGKSLTLNHLTISNGKGLGSINNNKGTLTIANCTFSDNIGNVGAIYNQSGTTIITNSTFSGNSVTSYAGCIYNSSGTISITNSTFSGNSAPGGACLFNDLGGGTVTLRNSIVADSISGVNCSGAIVSGGYNIDSGNSCGFTGTGDLINTDPLLGPLADNGGPTWTMELLAGSPAIDAGDPATGLNADQRSVPRPFGSADIGAYEYIAKPNQAALIFTPGAFLTYNATETLSTTGGSGTGAVTYQVTLGNCSISGGNVLKADSGTGSCSITATKAGDANYSQATATATVTLQKAVTTTALNANVAFTQPVPTVTLTATVSSPSGSPSSGVVGFTANGSIIAGCAAVSVVSGTATCTTTSLLPGVYDITAVYSVSANYLNSTSAVLKVTTLLGKMSRNSWYLSPEGWIVRAYTKADAPNEVYLEVLDTGNVVVAPSGMAGMSSNPMLLASDATVPEVALGFNRATRTAYVTYTSAGGRQEVEVTGIKGNSPLIGVTPEPVLFGNVKLKKTVTMTVTVSNRGVQPLHVTAIGAPAAPFGIAGGGTCAVGVPVAAGGSCSIVVKFAPAAAQGYSSSFVISSDGGNATVHLSGTGWL